The Coccidioides posadasii str. Silveira chromosome 2, complete sequence genomic interval GGATATACTGTCGTTGGACCTCCCCAGCACAATAAGAATGTAAATTTTCCAATTGGTGCAGTGCATAATTTCGTGTGCTTCTGGTTTTGTAAGAAGCAATTTCATAAATATGTAACAGTCGATATAGTTAGAGCAATACGAATAATATTAAGTCAGTGAATTCTTTCAGCCGCAATTTATGTTATCCAGCCAGTGTTTAACTCCGATGCAAACTTCCAGGTCAAACCTCGATTCCGTACGAATGGCTCCTAGATCAGTGAGATAGGTGTACTATTGCTTCgactttttctttctcttcttcttctctttctccgcACTCCCTGCTGCGCGATCGTCGCGACTTTCTTCGGCCACGAGGCCTCCAGACATCTCCACATCACCATCACTGCTCTGAACGATGGTCACGCCTTTTTGATACCCCAAAATCCGTCTCTTCTCTTCTGTAATCAGCTTTCCTTCTTCCACCGGGCTCAACATTGTTCCTTCAAGGCTAAGGAAGCCCTTATCCCACTCGCTGCCGGGAATTACATCCACATCTCTCACACGGAACTTAATCATCCCACGAACCCGTTTCCCAGAACGCGTCTGGAAATACCCCATCGCTGCAGACGCCTCATCATCATGCTCATCGGGAATATGTTTATCGCCTTTAAGCGGGCGAAAAATTTCCGTATCTGAGTTGGTGTCGGAATCATCTTCGTCCTGCGTCGTAGTCGGTGTTGATTCCGGTTGCTGACCGGGAGCTACCCATTTCCAGTCTGGGGGGAGCCGTTTGCGTTCGATTCCGACGGAGAAGAGATTGAGAACGACGGCGCCCAGGAAACCTTCCGATTGCACGTTTATCCATCCCTCTAGAGTCTGGCCGCGCTCCGGGCGAAAGACGAGTAAGGTGATCGTTAGATAAACGTACAGGACGCCGTATTCGCCAGCAGTTACGGCGAGAGTAAGCGGTTGCGGAGTTGTAGCGCTTTGGTGGGAGCTTGATGAATGGTGGGGAGGTGTGGATGAGATTGACGGGTTAGAGAAAGCAAGGACTATTCCTCGGACCGGTGGATAGTAAGTTAATAGTAGTGGCGCAACGTGTTCGGATATCAAGCATGAGAGAGCGTGAGTAGGAGAGAGTGAGATCGGCGAGAGAGGTAGGTATAAGGTCGTTTCGACGAGGTGGAAAGGCGAGGAATCTATGGGGTCTTGGGAGTCGGTTTGAGAGCCTTGCGACTTGCTGAGAGGTTTCGTATGCTCCAAGGAGAATTCTGGATGTAGTGGCTCAGCATTGCTTTTGTGTTTGCGGTGAtgcttctcctttttcttgtGCTCGGGACTGGAGTGTGTGCCGGGATCATGGTGTTTTCGCTTTTTCGACAACTTGTGGTCTTCATCTTtattcttcctctttttcacAGGCGACGATACCAACATTGTCTCCATTGTTGTGTTTGTGGTTAGGTATTTCCGTCCAGTCGAGCGCTGCAGCCGTGGTATTTTTTTCGTCGCAGAGAAATTTTCTCCCATGAGATTTGCGGTTTGGCGGTCCGGCTTGGGGCTCGCTAGCGGGAACTAGCAGCCTTAAGCGCGCGCTTATTTCGCTGCAATAGAGCGCCGCGACGATGACAGCTATCACATACAGAGCACCAGGGCACATCCACTGCGATGAAGGTGACATTGAATGGGCGGTAGACTTTCTCTCCTTTTTGATTTTGCTTTCTTGTTCTAACTCCACTCTAATGAGAGTATTGTTTCCTTACTGGATGCAATAGAGAATATGAGCGACATCACTGGTTCTATTCTCTCCTTTGCTGGCTGGGCCTTTCTCCCCCGCGTAAGTCTCCACGTCTCATCCACCGGACATTCAGTTCGCTAACCAAGACCCAGTTTATCTCCTCGTTCCTCCAATCTGTTTACTATCGTATTACCATCCGTGCTGGTTCACCGCATCCACATCCTTCCTCTCCCTGCTATGCCCGACATTATCGCCGAATATACATATTTGTCGTGACGAGCTATCTTCTCTACACCTTTTATGACGCATACCACCGCATCCGCGCGCAGGGAGATTTTTATCAGATCCTCGGTGTGCTACCTACCGCCGACGATCGGACCATCAAGTCCCGATTCAGGCGACTAGCCGCGCTTCACCACCCTGATAAACAAGGTGGCTTTGAGAGCACGAGCACCGGCGACCTTTTTGTCCATCTTAAACTTGCGCAGGACACGCTGCTTGACCCCACCAGGCGATTCGTCTATGATCGATTTGGGAGGGAGGTCATCGAAGGCAGAAAGACCTACACCATTACGCAGCTCCTGTACGAAGGGCTGTATGCGTTACTACCGCAGTACTTTGTTGGATTAGTGACATTAGCACTTTTGAATACATTTTGGTTTTCGCCATGGGGAAGATACGTAAGTTTCGCGTAATCCGCCGACTCATCGATGAGATGCTGAAACCTCAGTCAGTGGCGATTCTATACGCTGTTTGCCCTTTTTGTCCTCGAAGTGTCTCTCCTCACGCACCGTGATGGAGTATTCATGCCTGCTACATATCTCCCAGCCTGGCTCTCCAGTCTCTTCAGCCTGAATGCATTTTATCTTCTTCCGTTCCAGATTCTAAGCCTCGCGCGCACCGCGTCCGTCACTCTAAACATTTTCATCTCCCAAATCGCCCCACCACACGCCTCATCATCAAATCAGCCATCCGCGAGTCTCTCGCCCCAGGCGCAACAGAAGCTGGTGCAGCTGGCTCAACTCAGTCGTACTTGTGACGTGGAAGCCACTAAACTCCTCCAACTCCAATACACACCCTTAAAGGGGCAGAAGGAATCTGTTTCCAGGCTGCGGAAAGGTATGAAGACCAGCCTAATCATGGGAACAGTGCAGGAAAGCCCAGGGGTTCAAGAGACAATTCATAATGTGACAAAACCGCAGGGTGTATAAGCACGGACTTTGTTGTCTGTAGATGTCTGCCTTCATTTTTACTGCTTGCTTGGTGCTATAATCCCCGCATTCTGAGTTGTTTTAGACTTCTTCGTATGTTCAGAAAAGATTGGAACAGCCATGTTACACCCTGATGTATTGCTAGATTTCATGCTTATGCTTGATTTATATTCACTGTATGTATTATCTCAACACGGAAACGAAAAGTGTAGCCAGCCAATTCCTCTGATTTGCCTTTTTGTTTTCAACCCGTCTCGAGCCGGCGAGCGGGGCTTCTCTGGAGCCGTTAACTACGGAGTGGCGTTGGAGGATTGGAATGTCACTCGCACGCCCTGATTGGTCGATCGTCATACGGCGGCCCGGCAGTAGAAGAACGGCGAAAGACACGAGGAATATAAATATATCAGGCAAGTGTCCCATTTGCACTTAATTTTTGCAGTTCTTTTCCATAGCAGGCTATCCAAAGGAAACATTATCCTCCCACACGGCACACATACGTACAAGGATATCTACCACTATGGACAACAAACAAGTCTATGCGGACGTCCAGGAGCATTACAGCTCCGCCGCCAAAACCACTGATAACGAATACAGCAAAAAGGTGGCCGAGGCATTCGGGTATAGCGAGTCTGAGCTCACCAGCATCCCCAAAGATGCGAATCTGGGGCTGAGCTGCGGAAATCCGCTGGCCTTGGCGAACCTGAAGGAGGTAAGGACTCCCCAATATGACGGTGATCACGCAACGAAACCACTTAAGCTGACCCATGGAAGGGAGAAACGGTTGTCGACTTTGGCAGCGGAGCAGGATTCGACGTTTTTCTGGCGGCCAAGAGAGTTGGTGCTACAGGGAAGGTCATTGGAGTCGACATGAATAAGGTCAGTCCACTTCACTTCCTCGAAATTCGGCTGAAGATATCTCTTGTCGGCCCTTTTAACTGAGTATGAGCTAATTTAGCTCCAGGATATGCTTGAACGAGCACATAAAAACAAAGAGACTGCCAAAGCAGATAACGTGTCGTTCGTTGAGTCTCGCATAACCGATGTCAAGCTGCCCGATGCTACAGCGGACTGCATCATCAGCAACTGCGTGGTCAATCTCGTCCCAGAAGCAGAGAAACAACTCGTCTTCAACGAAATGTTTCGACTCCTCAAGCCTGGTGGTCGTGTGGCCATCAGTGACATCCTCGCGAGAAAGGAGCTTCCACCAGAAATCAGGAATGACATGGCTCTCTATGTTGGCTGCGTAGCAGGCGCGAGCCAGGTTTCAGGCTACCAGCAATATTTCCGCAATGCTGGGTTCAATGGTATGTTGATCCCCGTTTGGGAATACAAGCTCAATGCCTGAAATATTTCTGACGCAAGCAGACTCCGTAATCGTGGACACGAACAGCGAtttaaatatatatactACCGCCAAAGATGACGGTGCCGACATGCCATGTTGTGGAGGCACCAACACCTGCACTCCACTCAAGCCGACAATTAAAAGTATTGATTTCAATGAATGGGCAGGTAAGATACTTCAACTGATCGGGAGCCGTACGTGATTTGTTGACACCATCATAGGCTCTTTCAAGATTTATGCCGTAAAGCCTTGAGATTCGATAATAAGGTTGAGACGGTTCTTTCGTCGAGTTGTGGGAGGATTACACCGTAAAGTGTATCAACGGTTGTTGATGCTATTTCCACTTACGGGCATAGAATGTACCTAGAAGTCAAAAAGCTTGTCAAACATCTTGCTAACAGTAGCCGAGCCAAGTATCTGGTAAAGACTACATTTCTTTCCCCCAGAAGGCGTAGTTGTGGAGATATAGGATTATCCGACTTATTATCCAAGCAACGGATTGGGAGACGATATAAAAATCATCAACGTCAGACATTTCTGGCCAGGTTATTCGTATATAGGAGCTGCGAATTTTCCAGATTTTGAGAACATTACGTGGTATTTCGTCATGGCAAGCTCGTCTTCTTCCTTGAGCTTCGTAGTGAAGCTCAAACCTTTTCCTCTGttccctctttttctctcttttccttttttttttttttttttggtttgtttgtttgggggggggaagagaCTCTAGCGCTTGGATTCTGAATGAATATCCTCAAGGGCGTCCTGAAAATTGTCATTCGAACTTTCGTCGCTCCAAGACTGCCACTTGATATTTTGGTCACTATCAGAGTCCGAGGAGGACAGACAAGGAAAGAAACGCCTGGCAAGCCTTTCGAAGCCTTGCCCATCCTCGAGAACGATAGGTGAAGAAGTGCAGGAGTAAAAGCCAGCCTCCAAAATGCTTTCTGTGCCCTCCCTGGTGTCGGGCATGTGGTTTATAATATCCAGCAATTCATCAAATGCAAAGGCTAGTTTTTCTGTCACGTCTGGACGTTTGAGCAAGCGGCTCTTGAAGTCTCCGAGTGTGTATTGCCTATCACTTCTCAGTCTGAAATGCTCCGTGCCCGCTAAAATATTGATGGTTTCAAT includes:
- a CDS encoding uncharacterized protein (EggNog:ENOG410PJB3~COG:K): METMLVSSPVKKRKNKDEDHKLSKKRKHHDPGTHSSPEHKKKEKHHRKHKSNAEPLHPEFSLEHTKPLSKSQGSQTDSQDPIDSSPFHLVETTLYLPLSPISLSPTHALSCLISEHVAPLLLTYYPPVRGIVLAFSNPSISSTPPHHSSSSHQSATTPQPLTLAVTAGEYGVLYVYLTITLLVFRPERGQTLEGWINVQSEGFLGAVVLNLFSVGIERKRLPPDWKWVAPGQQPESTPTTTQDEDDSDTNSDTEIFRPLKGDKHIPDEHDDEASAAMGYFQTRSGKRVRGMIKFRVRDVDVIPGSEWDKGFLSLEGTMLSPVEEGKLITEEKRRILGYQKGVTIVQSSDGDVEMSGGLVAEESRDDRAAGSAEKEKKKRKKKSKQ
- a CDS encoding uncharacterized protein (EggNog:ENOG410PKM2~COG:O~TransMembrane:5 (i12-32o52-69i167-189o195-213i225-246o)~BUSCO:10974at33183) translates to MSDITGSILSFAGWAFLPRFISSFLQSVYYRITIRAGSPHPHPSSPCYARHYRRIYIFVVTSYLLYTFYDAYHRIRAQGDFYQILGVLPTADDRTIKSRFRRLAALHHPDKQGGFESTSTGDLFVHLKLAQDTLLDPTRRFVYDRFGREVIEGRKTYTITQLLYEGLYALLPQYFVGLVTLALLNTFWFSPWGRYWRFYTLFALFVLEVSLLTHRDGVFMPATYLPAWLSSLFSLNAFYLLPFQILSLARTASVTLNIFISQIAPPHASSSNQPSASLSPQAQQKLVQLAQLSRTCDVEATKLLQLQYTPLKGQKESVSRLRKGMKTSLIMGTVQESPGVQETIHNVTKPQGV
- a CDS encoding uncharacterized protein (EggNog:ENOG410PIED~COG:S~BUSCO:11530at33183), yielding MDNKQVYADVQEHYSSAAKTTDNEYSKKVAEAFGYSESELTSIPKDANLGLSCGNPLALANLKEGETVVDFGSGAGFDVFLAAKRVGATGKVIGVDMNKDMLERAHKNKETAKADNVSFVESRITDVKLPDATADCIISNCVVNLVPEAEKQLVFNEMFRLLKPGGRVAISDILARKELPPEIRNDMALYVGCVAGASQVSGYQQYFRNAGFNDSVIVDTNSDLNIYTTAKDDGADMPCCGGTNTCTPLKPTIKSIDFNEWAGKILQLIGSRT
- a CDS encoding uncharacterized protein (EggNog:ENOG410PIED~COG:S~BUSCO:11530at33183), producing MDNKQVYADVQEHYSSAAKTTDNEYSKKVAEAFGYSESELTSIPKDANLGLSCGNPLALANLKEGETVVDFGSGAGFDVFLAAKRVGATGKVIGVDMNKDMLERAHKNKETAKADNVSFVESRITDVKLPDATADCIISNCVVNLVPEAEKQLVFNEMFRLLKPGGRVAISDILARKELPPEIRNDMALYVGCVAGASQVSGYQQYFRNAGFNDSVIVDTNSDLNIYTTAKDDGADMPCCGGTNTCTPLKPTIKSIDFNEWAGSFKIYAVKP